The following are from one region of the Thermodesulfovibrionales bacterium genome:
- a CDS encoding nucleotidyltransferase domain-containing protein encodes MTLPEIFKKYKVKLAYIFGSQKEKGMLFLKGRYVLPEKGTDLDIGVVFDGLPEKKSETYGELYADLTEFFEPFNIDLVFLEETSSLFQYEAIKGEILYYEDELFVDDYEEKIMKKASDLSFKKTEFERDFFEAVRDGYFELENR; translated from the coding sequence ATGACACTTCCTGAGATTTTCAAAAAATATAAAGTAAAGCTAGCCTATATCTTTGGTTCACAAAAAGAAAAGGGTATGCTCTTTCTTAAAGGCAGATATGTTTTACCTGAAAAGGGGACTGACCTTGATATAGGCGTGGTCTTTGATGGTCTGCCAGAAAAAAAGAGTGAAACCTATGGAGAACTTTATGCAGACCTTACAGAATTTTTTGAACCCTTTAATATTGACCTTGTCTTTCTTGAAGAAACCAGTTCTCTATTTCAGTATGAAGCCATAAAGGGTGAAATTTTATATTATGAAGATGAACTTTTTGTTGATGATTATGAAGAAAAAATAATGAAGAAGGCGTCAGATTTATCTTTCAAAAAAACTGAGTTTGAAAGGGATTTCTTTGAGGCAGTACGGGATGGTTATTTCGAGCTTGAGAACAGATAA
- a CDS encoding ABC transporter substrate-binding protein/permease — protein MRTQIRVTIFSFFLFLSFHPLCHASTLEEIKARGYLLWGSDAEGGAPYVFPHPEDPSRLIGFEVDIAEAIARELGVKQKMVQNAWDSLIPGLERGDYDIAMNGIEITPDRARRILFSIPYYVYTEQLVVRADNKEINSLSDLKGKKVGTLSGAVAHRMLEEIGGVKIVVYSGVVEPYEDLALGRLDAVFLDLPIAAYYAKPDRRLRYAGEPVGEGFYGIAIRKEDRELKEAIDSALRKLIRTGELKRIYEKWDMWNSAQXKLYTMAEESYPELETMKEAPLSRFIPNLLKGAGLTIVISVISMALAIVFGLILTIIRLYGGTPLSSFATAYIEVYRGTPLLIQLYILYYGLPNIGISLSPFTAAVLGLGMNYAAYEAELYRAGINAVSKGQMEAALSLGMTRGLALKRIVLPQAFRIALPGVTNDFIALFKDSSLVSVIAMVELTKTYTILAANTLRFFELGLIVAILYFGMSYPLSILARRLEERLKGKNRSRKWSS, from the coding sequence ATGAGGACACAGATTAGGGTTACTATTTTTTCATTTTTCCTATTTCTATCCTTCCATCCATTATGTCATGCCTCTACACTAGAAGAGATAAAAGCCCGCGGTTATCTCCTCTGGGGTTCTGATGCTGAAGGCGGAGCACCCTATGTCTTTCCCCATCCTGAAGATCCCTCAAGATTAATAGGTTTTGAGGTTGATATTGCAGAGGCAATTGCACGGGAACTGGGCGTTAAACAGAAGATGGTCCAGAATGCCTGGGACAGTCTTATTCCGGGCCTTGAAAGAGGTGACTATGATATTGCCATGAATGGTATAGAGATAACTCCTGACAGGGCAAGAAGGATTCTCTTTTCAATTCCCTACTATGTTTATACAGAACAGCTTGTTGTGAGGGCAGATAATAAGGAAATAAATTCGCTTTCTGATCTTAAAGGTAAAAAGGTCGGCACTCTCTCAGGTGCTGTTGCACACAGGATGCTTGAGGAGATCGGTGGTGTGAAGATAGTTGTCTATTCGGGTGTTGTTGAACCCTATGAAGACCTTGCCCTTGGAAGACTCGATGCCGTATTCCTGGACCTGCCCATTGCTGCCTATTATGCAAAACCTGACAGAAGATTAAGGTATGCCGGCGAACCTGTAGGTGAGGGATTTTATGGAATTGCCATAAGAAAAGAAGACAGAGAGCTTAAAGAGGCAATTGATAGCGCACTGAGAAAACTTATCAGAACAGGAGAGCTCAAGAGGATTTATGAAAAATGGGACATGTGGAATAGTGCTCAGATNAAGCTTTATACAATGGCTGAAGAGAGCTATCCTGAACTTGAGACAATGAAAGAGGCACCCCTTTCAAGATTTATTCCCAATCTCCTTAAAGGTGCAGGTCTTACTATAGTCATATCAGTTATATCAATGGCACTGGCAATAGTCTTTGGTCTGATTTTAACCATAATCAGACTTTATGGAGGAACCCCTCTTAGCTCCTTTGCTACAGCCTATATAGAGGTGTATCGTGGAACCCCTTTACTTATCCAGCTTTATATACTTTACTATGGCTTACCAAATATCGGTATCTCCCTTAGTCCCTTCACTGCAGCTGTGCTTGGACTCGGTATGAATTATGCAGCCTATGAGGCAGAGCTCTACAGAGCTGGAATAAATGCTGTGTCAAAAGGACAGATGGAGGCAGCCCTTTCCCTGGGCATGACCAGAGGGCTTGCACTGAAAAGGATAGTCCTTCCACAGGCATTCAGGATCGCCCTTCCGGGTGTAACAAATGATTTCATAGCCCTCTTTAAGGATTCATCCCTCGTCTCAGTAATAGCCATGGTAGAGCTAACAAAGACATATACCATACTTGCTGCAAACACATTAAGATTCTTTGAGCTTGGTCTTATTGTGGCAATCCTTTATTTTGGAATGAGTTATCCCCTTTCAATACTTGCAAGAAGGCTTGAAGAGAGACTTAAAGGTAAGAATCGGAGCAGGAAGTGGAGCTCATAA
- a CDS encoding amino acid ABC transporter ATP-binding protein: MELIRIIDLYKYYGEVPVLKGINLSVKKGEAIAIIGPSGSGKSTLLRCINGLELFQRGEVIVDGIELHSINKKRPSAQDREAMQKVRLLAGMVFQQFNLFPHMTVLENIIEAPVRVLKINREEATEYAISLLKRVGLQEKLKRYPDELSGGEQQRVAIVRALAMRPEVMLFDEPTSSLDPEMVGEVLSVIKDLIYEGLTTLISTHEMDFAKDVADRVVVLDRGEIIEEGDPEKIFTDPSQERTRLFLSRILRK, translated from the coding sequence GTGGAGCTCATAAGGATTATAGATCTTTACAAATATTATGGAGAGGTCCCTGTTCTTAAGGGAATAAATCTCTCTGTTAAAAAGGGTGAAGCCATTGCCATTATTGGACCATCAGGTAGCGGTAAGAGTACACTCCTCAGATGCATTAATGGACTTGAATTGTTCCAGAGAGGTGAAGTAATAGTTGATGGAATAGAACTCCATTCAATAAATAAAAAGAGACCCTCGGCTCAGGACAGGGAGGCTATGCAGAAGGTAAGGCTTCTTGCAGGCATGGTCTTTCAGCAGTTCAATCTTTTTCCTCACATGACTGTTCTTGAAAATATAATAGAAGCTCCTGTAAGGGTTTTAAAGATAAACAGAGAGGAAGCAACAGAGTATGCCATATCACTATTAAAGAGAGTAGGACTTCAGGAAAAGCTTAAAAGATACCCTGATGAACTCTCAGGCGGAGAACAGCAGAGGGTTGCAATTGTCCGTGCCCTAGCAATGAGGCCCGAGGTAATGCTCTTTGATGAGCCCACTTCATCACTCGATCCTGAGATGGTTGGTGAGGTTCTTTCTGTAATAAAAGACCTCATATATGAGGGTCTCACAACTCTCATATCAACCCATGAGATGGATTTTGCGAAGGATGTGGCAGACAGGGTAGTTGTCCTGGACAGGGGTGAGATTATTGAAGAAGGAGATCCCGAAAAGATATTTACAGATCCCTCACAGGAAAGAACAAGATT
- a CDS encoding universal stress protein, which produces MLKKILVAFDGSPQSYQAFEFSLELSKLCPGAAPEIIVLSVAQPPEPADIVEMDAIIDSARQHYEELFRNLRDKAKEKNLEIKTEVVVGHPADQIVRYARENKCDMIVLGQRGKSKIENWLLGSVSKRVATYAPCTVTIVK; this is translated from the coding sequence ATGTTAAAAAAAATACTTGTTGCCTTTGATGGTTCACCTCAGTCCTATCAGGCCTTTGAATTCAGCCTTGAGCTCTCAAAGCTCTGCCCTGGTGCTGCGCCGGAGATAATAGTACTCTCTGTTGCCCAGCCACCTGAACCAGCAGACATTGTTGAGATGGATGCCATAATTGACAGTGCAAGGCAGCATTATGAAGAGTTATTCAGGAACTTAAGGGATAAGGCAAAGGAGAAGAATCTTGAGATAAAAACAGAGGTTGTCGTGGGGCATCCAGCAGACCAGATAGTGCGGTATGCGAGGGAGAATAAATGTGATATGATTGTCCTTGGTCAGAGGGGTAAGTCAAAGATAGAGAACTGGCTTCTCGGCTCGGTATCGAAAAGGGTGGCAACCTATGCACCATGCACAGTGACAATAGTCAAATAG
- a CDS encoding DUF86 domain-containing protein, with protein MVISSLRTDKIEKNLHLIQEFILGMKELSRLSLEEFLSDKRNPAAAESYLRRALETIFDTCRHILAKSYGFKELEYKEIAKKFGEKIISDKDYSRILIKMAGYRNRMVHMYHEVSAEELYEIIKNNLSDIERFITEVTRFLEHYKKGKG; from the coding sequence ATGGTTATTTCGAGCTTGAGAACAGATAAGATAGAGAAAAACCTTCATCTAATACAGGAATTTATTCTGGGGATGAAAGAACTTTCAAGATTATCTTTAGAAGAATTCCTCTCTGACAAAAGGAATCCAGCTGCTGCGGAGAGCTATCTCAGGAGAGCTCTGGAAACCATATTTGACACATGCAGGCATATCCTTGCCAAGAGCTATGGTTTTAAAGAGCTTGAGTATAAAGAGATTGCAAAAAAGTTTGGCGAGAAGATAATATCTGACAAGGACTATTCCAGAATACTTATAAAGATGGCTGGTTACAGAAATAGGATGGTTCATATGTATCATGAGGTCTCTGCTGAGGAGCTCTATGAGATCATAAAAAATAACCTGTCGGACATAGAGAGATTTATAACAGAAGTAACAAGGTTTTTAGAGCATTACAAAAAAGGCAAAGGTTAG
- a CDS encoding HEAT repeat domain-containing protein has protein sequence MTFFCPSCWKEIEEKHRVCPYCSADITEHEKKGFEDKLINALRHRERETVQRAVWILGRLKSIKAVKPLIELFGLTDDPFLKRDILQALYGIHTEKAIAFIKDCLNSETRLVKKKAEELIMKDRKNLLSKRMF, from the coding sequence GTGACCTTCTTCTGCCCCAGTTGCTGGAAGGAGATCGAAGAAAAGCACAGGGTCTGTCCGTACTGCAGTGCTGACATAACCGAGCATGAAAAAAAGGGCTTTGAAGATAAACTTATAAATGCCCTGAGGCACCGTGAAAGAGAGACAGTCCAGAGGGCTGTCTGGATACTGGGAAGATTAAAGAGCATAAAGGCCGTAAAACCTCTCATAGAACTCTTTGGGCTAACAGATGATCCCTTCTTAAAGAGGGATATTCTTCAGGCACTTTATGGTATACACACAGAGAAAGCAATAGCCTTTATAAAAGATTGTCTTAACTCGGAAACACGCCTGGTAAAGAAAAAGGCAGAGGAGTTGATTATGAAAGACCGAAAAAACTTGCTATCTAAAAGAATGTTTTAG
- a CDS encoding cyclophilin-like fold protein has protein sequence MIKVLINDLVLEAELFDTDCARSIYNTLPLESHIHEWGDEFYFPIPLAMELDETATTSVKAGDIGYWPPGRAIAIFFGPTPLSTGDDPVPASDVNIVGRLLSDPKALKNAKGASKIRIVPA, from the coding sequence ATGATCAAAGTATTAATAAATGACCTTGTGCTTGAGGCAGAGCTTTTTGATACAGACTGCGCAAGATCGATCTACAACACCCTTCCGTTAGAATCACATATACACGAATGGGGTGATGAGTTCTATTTCCCCATTCCCCTCGCTATGGAGCTTGATGAGACTGCCACTACTTCTGTAAAAGCAGGTGATATTGGTTACTGGCCTCCGGGAAGGGCTATTGCCATATTCTTTGGACCAACACCTCTAAGCACAGGTGATGACCCTGTGCCTGCAAGTGATGTAAACATAGTTGGAAGACTTCTTTCAGATCCGAAAGCCTTAAAAAATGCAAAAGGTGCCAGTAAGATAAGGATTGTACCTGCCTGA
- a CDS encoding ABC transporter permease, protein MTGITTSVAVLFSVLSFNRGFERGLERELERTGIHFMIVPSGCPHEVASLVLHGAVIPKFLDLKVMEHLRNVREIELASPFLVGQIPNPEKGRIDLIYGLEMKHLRRLKPSWKVIGSIPESDNEVIIGAEIASHDRINIGDIINYPSVKRTFRVAGILERTGGQDDAFIYMPLKSAQDLFNRPEGSTAIGVRVSDPANLNKVIEELSRDIPGIQIVTMGQVMNSLSSLASSGKVLSLSMAVIAILISASGVMNSILMSVFERTQEIGMMRAVGASRFDIFRIILKETVILTLTGGITGIFLANIGSGIIEFFVRKFIPYVPSGSMISFEPELAALCIFFSLFTGILSGFYPAWKASKITPIEAIRG, encoded by the coding sequence TTGACAGGAATAACTACCTCGGTGGCAGTGCTCTTTTCTGTTCTATCCTTTAACAGAGGTTTTGAAAGAGGGCTTGAAAGGGAACTTGAAAGAACTGGCATTCATTTTATGATTGTACCATCAGGCTGTCCTCATGAAGTTGCCTCACTTGTGCTCCATGGCGCTGTGATACCTAAATTTCTTGACCTGAAAGTAATGGAACATCTAAGGAATGTCCGTGAAATTGAACTGGCATCTCCCTTTCTTGTAGGTCAGATTCCCAATCCTGAAAAAGGAAGGATAGATCTGATATACGGTTTGGAGATGAAGCACCTGAGGAGGTTGAAACCATCATGGAAAGTAATAGGTTCCATACCAGAAAGTGATAATGAAGTAATCATTGGTGCAGAAATTGCCTCACATGACAGAATTAATATCGGTGATATCATAAATTATCCTTCAGTAAAAAGAACATTCCGTGTAGCAGGGATACTTGAGAGAACAGGTGGTCAGGATGATGCCTTTATATACATGCCTCTCAAGTCGGCTCAGGATTTATTTAATAGGCCAGAAGGCTCAACAGCAATTGGAGTCAGGGTCTCAGATCCAGCAAATTTAAATAAGGTTATCGAAGAACTATCACGAGATATACCGGGAATACAGATTGTTACCATGGGACAGGTCATGAATAGCCTTTCATCCCTTGCCAGTTCAGGTAAGGTTCTGAGTCTTTCTATGGCAGTAATAGCAATACTGATAAGTGCATCAGGAGTAATGAACTCAATACTTATGTCTGTTTTTGAGCGAACTCAGGAGATAGGTATGATGCGAGCTGTAGGTGCATCGAGATTCGATATTTTCAGGATAATACTTAAAGAGACAGTGATACTCACATTAACTGGTGGCATCACGGGTATCTTTCTTGCAAACATAGGATCAGGAATAATTGAATTCTTTGTGAGGAAATTCATACCTTATGTGCCATCTGGAAGTATGATATCCTTTGAGCCCGAGCTTGCTGCTTTGTGCATATTCTTTTCTTTATTTACAGGAATACTTTCAGGTTTCTATCCGGCATGGAAGGCTTCAAAGATTACACCAATTGAGGCTATAAGGGGATGA
- a CDS encoding HAD hydrolase family protein, whose amino-acid sequence MFELDIPGFGILRLEHLVSDFTGTLSVDGRLIPGVKERLNELSEHLKIHILTADTFGRAKEELKDINCEVHILKGEDHDIQKEEYVKKLGPERVIAFGNGNNDTRMLKTARLGVAVIIDEGCSGDAMRSADIIVKSITDGLDLLLNPKRLKATLRF is encoded by the coding sequence ATGTTTGAGCTAGATATACCTGGATTTGGAATTCTGAGACTTGAGCATCTTGTCTCAGATTTTACTGGCACACTCTCTGTAGATGGAAGATTGATACCAGGGGTAAAAGAAAGGCTTAATGAACTGTCAGAACATTTAAAGATTCACATCCTTACAGCAGATACCTTTGGAAGAGCAAAGGAAGAGCTCAAGGATATAAATTGCGAGGTCCATATCCTTAAAGGCGAAGACCATGATATACAGAAGGAAGAATATGTAAAAAAACTCGGACCTGAAAGGGTCATAGCCTTTGGAAATGGAAATAATGACACAAGGATGCTCAAGACAGCAAGGCTTGGTGTGGCTGTAATAATTGATGAGGGATGTTCTGGAGATGCCATGAGGTCAGCAGATATAATTGTTAAATCCATTACCGATGGCCTTGACCTTCTACTGAATCCAAAGAGATTGAAGGCAACTCTAAGATTTTAG
- a CDS encoding ABC transporter ATP-binding protein yields MIELKGVYKTYRRGAEDVHALKGIDLTVSKGEFISIVGPSGSGKTTLLHLMGCLDKPTKGIIKIDGLEIEGLQESALVEIRRKKIGFVFQQFYLIPGLSVFDNVTLPLLFSRKKVDRAKIISLLELVGLDRKSDRLPNQLSGGEMQRVAIARALVNDPEIILADEPSGNLDSENSEKIFSVLKSLNDRGFTVVLITHNPELAKRADRVVRLKDGLIQVDTL; encoded by the coding sequence ATGATAGAGCTTAAAGGTGTATACAAAACCTACAGAAGGGGAGCAGAGGATGTTCACGCCCTCAAAGGAATAGACCTGACTGTGTCCAAGGGTGAGTTTATATCTATAGTGGGACCATCAGGTTCGGGGAAGACTACGCTGTTGCATTTAATGGGCTGCCTCGATAAACCAACAAAGGGTATTATTAAAATTGATGGACTGGAGATTGAAGGTCTGCAGGAATCTGCTCTTGTTGAGATAAGGAGAAAAAAGATAGGATTTGTCTTCCAGCAATTTTATCTCATCCCGGGACTCAGTGTTTTTGACAATGTTACTCTTCCACTTTTATTTTCACGAAAAAAGGTTGATCGAGCAAAGATAATCTCACTTCTTGAATTAGTAGGGCTTGACAGAAAGTCTGACAGGCTTCCAAACCAGTTAAGCGGTGGCGAGATGCAGAGGGTTGCAATTGCCAGGGCACTGGTGAATGACCCTGAAATTATCCTAGCCGATGAGCCATCAGGAAATCTTGATTCTGAAAACAGTGAAAAAATATTTAGTGTCCTGAAATCTCTCAATGATAGAGGTTTTACTGTAGTACTTATAACCCATAATCCTGAACTGGCAAAAAGGGCAGACAGGGTTGTAAGACTTAAAGACGGGCTCATTCAGGTTGACACCCTTTAG